The window CCAACCCAAGCTGCAAAGACCAGAAAGCGTGTATGGACCGCCTTGTCAGCATTCAGAGGGTGCATATGACAGAAAGAGGCTTCGATGACATTGGATATAAGTGAGTACCCTTCATTATTGAGTGATGTTTATATTGTGCTGTATTTACAGTATGGATGTATGGGAGGGAAATTAATTATGTGTCTGAATATATGTTGCAGTTTCCTTGTTGGACCAGACGGCACAGTGTATGAAGGCCGCGGCTGGGCTGTGGTTGGAGCACATGCCAAAAAGAACAATCATGACTCACTGGGGATTGCATTCATGGGCAATTTTGATAGTAAGTGCACTTGTTAACTGTTAAATGCCACAATAAGAGTCTAAGAAAGAGTGTAAAAACCAGAAGAGTCGTAAAAAGCTGCAGCTTCCACAAGTTTTTCAGATGGTTTTACTACATGAAGTCAGGAATGTATAActctaaatacatttttctatACTTCAACAAATGACGCTCTGTATAATAATGCTGCTACTTCTTTTGATTTCAGATGACACGCCAAGCGCAGAGGCAATGTCGTCAgtcaaaaagctgctgaaacTTGGAGTCTGTGAGGGTAATTTAACCCCAAAGTTTACCCTGCTCGGGCACAGAGATGtgggagacacaaaatgtccagGAGATAAACTGTATGCTGCTCTACCACAACTGAGGGATGCATAAAACTCACTGCAGATGGTGATGCTTTCTCTAGCTTCAATTGCACACCAGCTCTTTATTAATCCTAGTTATGCAGTGAACAGGGTGATGGGATGAAGATGGACTTTATAGATTAAACACTAACTCTCCAATAGTTTTTTTTAGCTtccatgttttctgttttatcacGGCTGTCCTCTGAACTAAGAGATGGTTTGTCAGACTTTCTTGCAGCAGAGGGAGCCATCGCATGGGACGAGACCTAACAGGCTGGAGCTGTGCAAAACACCTGAAAGGCAATGTACTTTAATGCACATGATAAAAGATCGTAAGGGTAGCTTGTACCTTTTGacttgattaaattattttgtttgGTCCTGCCACTCTTAGTCAGCTAAGTGCAATATTAATATGGCATGTGACACATTTCACATATGAGTACTTGACTTCATATTGTTTTTGGTAGGCTGTGGTGTAAGCTAAATGTTCAAATGGATGTAACCTGAAATAAAAACCAGTTATAGGcaatattatgattttttttttttataatttggGTCATTAACATTCAAGCAAGACTCCTCCAAACAGAATTAAGTCAAACATTGATCAAATATACAACATATAGATCTACAGATTGTCTTAACATGGGTCTCATTTTCATGCAAATGTCTCCAGGGTGCCACTGCAAAATCACTGTTAAACAACACAAGACATGAAATCAAATATTAAACAGAGACAAAGATCCAAGAAGATTACAAGTGTTGAGACAACAATGCGTGCTTTCTGCTGTGCCTGAGACATTCCCAACAAGTGCTCACTTGTGCAGCACAGGGATTATGGAGGGAGGCCCCTATCAAATTGACTAAGAGAGAGTTTAATGGTGACAGATATATGTGTAGTTCCGGTCTGATGTCTGGCGTATGAACTGGGAGCCACCCGGCGTTACAGCTGATATGATTAACATTGTCTTTAATTAACTTTAATTAGTTAATAGTGGGCAATCATTCATTGTATTAACGAACAAAAAGTAGTGCTCAGGTTGTGATCGTGAGgtgtttatttatctgtttattttatgttattccAAGGtacatatttaatttttaattttatttttctgtcttttttttattacattaaatgGGTCACTTTCTTCTTTGAGCAATCAGAAATTAAtctatattgtattttttttaaagggaaaaaaggaaCACTTAAAAATGGGTAATCTAAAGGGTTGTTTGTgccttttatattttatcagAAAAGCTCAGAAATGTCCCTTTTATGCTCCGGCTTGCCCCTCTTAGAGCCTGTGCTATTATTTTCTCGAGGTGAAATTAAGGAAAAGCTGATTTTGAGCTATTCTCTCAAGTTTAAGTATCagaacattttcctttttgtctttgGGGTTTGGAAAGAGTATTACCACACTGTTGTCTGCTGCCATGTGCTGTGCAGGGCATGCTCAAAAAGATTTACATGCAACATGGTTTGATGAGCTCTTAAATGACAGCAACACTAATTTTCAAGTTGTTTCTTCATGGTTTTTAACACACTTTTGAAGGAAGTGAAGCTCGAGCATTATTAGAGAGCAAATAGTTTTCAGAACCTTcaggttaaaataaatgtgagaCTGGGTCTTACACTAGGCACTACAAGTacaaaatgagtgtgtgtggttaCCTTTAAGCCAGTGCTGTCACATATAGGACATTATATAACACATACCCTGACTCGACTCCACCGCAGGCCATGTTTCACTCTCTCTGGCTGGGTCCTTTATGAGAAAAAGCCTGCAGCCAGTTTGCAGTGCCACTGTGTGTGCCATAGACTGTCGaagtctttttatttatttattaattttattctCTGTTCCTTCAGGAGGACGATATTACATTATCTTGCATGCTGTCTTAACACGCCTCATTTATATCTGATGGGATGGATCACTGTCTTGATGATCACTCTATTCCTTTCAcccacacaggacacacactcattttaatcatttatccATTTTGCAATTTGGTTTGGTCTATTTGTTTATCTGGACTTGGTTGAGATGGGGTTGGTATATTTATCATTTAAgactgttgtttatttatgtatattAATGGCTGTAAATAAGTCTGGAATAGTTGTTGACATGGATACTGAGATGGGGGCAGGATTATATAAGTGTatacttcttcctcctccttttggGGCAtttctgtttatgttttgtttttattttttgttttgccagAGATAAAACCACTCATTCATTCAAATTTGATTAAACTCAAGCTTCTTTAGGGATCTGAGCATGTCAGAAGCCCCTGTTCTTAAATGATTATATTTCAGAACAAAGAAATTTTTTGATCAGattaacacaaacaatttaGCAGCAAGACAACCTGCAGAGTTTAATACAGTTTGGTGTTGGCCACAGGGCTGATTTGTGTCCGGTCAGTGATGCAAAAAAgtgacttcaaaataaaatctactaATAGTGCATGTTCCTTCCCTTTTCACGATATTGAAGCTTGTTTAAAATCTTGCAATAACATGTTAAGAAATAATCACCTTGCCCTACTTTCCAGAATGTTACCCAACATGcatctgtcctttgcgtttcttgtctgtgtgtgtttgtttgggcaTATTAAGCTCACTGCTACACCTATAGCCTGTTTTTTGCGCTTCATGGGTGTTTTGCTAAATCATGGGTGTCAACAAAGGAGCgcagagagaagcagaaagAGAAGGAGCGATGCGGCCAGCCCAGAGGGCAAGGCGCGTGTGAGGGGGTTGAGTTTCATGAGTCACGGAAGTGTTATAATTGAACCCGAGAGTTCACCGATCAGTCACACAGATTGACAGCATATCATCCCGGGTTTAAATGTGTCTTGGCACGATTTGGGCTCAATTACTTTTGAGTTTACTTTGGATTTTAGAGTTGCCAATGGCTATAAAACATTGAGTCACATGATCTTTGGTGCTTTGATTTGATCTAGAAAAGTGATTAAATATCTTTGTTGATTATTCTGTTTCCTACACTAAGGATCCAGTCGTCTTAAAATACTGGAACATGCACAGATGACGCCCCCAAATGTTTCACGTTTAGCTCCAGTGTCAAAGTAATTGCACTACTTTTTGTCCTGAGCCGCTGTGATCATGCGCATTTGTTGTCACGCTGTGTGGCCAGTGCGTCTTTGGCTCCTCACCACTTTGAATCAGCGCATCTTTGCTCTGTGGGCTCAGTGACGCGCTCTGCTCTCATCACCGGACGCCTCTGAGGATTTCAGTTGGGACTTCAACCTTCAAGATGGAGGACTTGAAAACACCGGACCGACTTTTCCACAAGTCCTCATTCAGCATCAGCAGCCTGTTGTTGAGACGAGAAGGAGTGATGAGTGACCAGGAGTCTCCTTCTCCGTCCCAGAAACTGCGCTCCGCACATCAAGGGAAATCCAATCAGGAGGAAAACTTTGACAGTGAGAAGAACTCCGAAACCCCAAAACTGTGCACTAAAGCAGAGACCAAGGCGGTGACTGCAAATGGAAAACGAGAAGGAAATAAAGGAGAGTCGAAGAAAAGCGTTGGATCAGAAGAAAGCGTCAAACCTGAGAAACCTCCTTTCAGTTATAATGCGCTCATCATGATGGCAATCCGCCAGAGCCCGGAACGACGGCTCACACTCAACGGCATCTATGAGTTTATCATGGACAACTTTCCATACTACCGACAGAACAGACAAGGATGGCAAAATTCAATCAGGCACAACTTGAGTCTTAATAAGTGTTTTGTGAAAGTGCCGCGCCACTATGATGACCCGGGGAAAGGCAACTACTGGATGCTGGACCCCTGCAGCGAGGACGTCTTCATAGGTGGCACATCAGGGAAGCTCCGGCGCAGGGCCGCAGCTGGCTCCAGGACCAAGCTGGCGCTGAAAAGGGGAGGAGGTCGCCTGATGTCCTCCAGCACTGCAACCAGTGTGACTTTGGCCGCTGCGGGTTCGTTTTACTGGCCGGTGCCGCCGTTTCTGCCTCTCCAAACACCAGTGCGCACCCACCTTGGCACAGGGACTTATCTGAGCGCTCACCCCCGCTTTCCAAACCACGCCACATCCATGGTGTCACAGCGGTCCCGGCTGAGCGCAACAAGTGCTGCAGACGCGGACCGGTTCGTGCAGACGCACCAGGAGATGTCTTACATTGGACTCAGTTGCGCGCAATCCCGACGCCATCAGATTGGCACCGCCTGCACCGCTTTCTCCACAGCCATCCCCGCGTGCACCTTGCCGCTGTCGGATCCCTACTCTTTTAACATGATCTCCGGACAAGCCAGCTACTTTTACTCTCACCAAATACCATGTGCCGCAACGTTTAGTCCGTGCCAAGAGGAGTGCGCCACGTCTAAGGCGTCTCCGGGACAATTTTTATCCAAGAACGGCCACTCAGACCTCGGGGGATTCTGTAATGACTTTCCAAATTACTGCCCTCAAGTCAGCTCAAGCCCTCCTTCGTCCTGGAATATAGAAAAGTAGAGTAACAGTCATGGTGCTCAGTATCTAAGATTGAAACGCTGTAGAATTTAGATTAACAAAGTTAGGCCTGAATCAAAGGCCAGAGCATCCTTGttaaaagaaatttaaatttaTTGAGTGAGTATGAAAATCCTAGTTAATGAAAAATATCCCGCAACATTTCCACAACAGTGAAAGATTTCTAAACTGAAAAGGGCGCAATATGTGTCAAATTCACACAAATGATCTGACGCACAAACATGACATAGAGTCTCAAATTGAAATTTAAACAAAGGCTTCTTCTGATACACAATTGcacaaaaatgtgcaaaaacaacattaatttgttctttcaaaAATCAGCAATTTAACCAGGGACTGAGTCAACAAGCAGtttaaaattgtattaaatTGCCATGTTGTCAGCATATTTTAACTGAAACTATATTCCTGTTTTAGAAACAATGCTCTCCACTTAGTTCACGTTTCTCATGAATTATTTTCCACATATGTGTATGCACTTGCCAGtatagaaatgaaatgtttgcGCGCATGTCACGTTTTTGAGGCCTAATGCCATCACTGGAAATTATCcgcaaaatacagaaaaaatgtcaaattaaaaatgaaataaaatcaaaatgaaattaTCATTGTCTGATTTATTTGCCAGCATGTTAACTGAGATCTTTAACAGTTATTAAAATGCGGTTTAAGCTCTTATAGTTCCAGTTAACTtaatcaaaatgaaatgaaaatatgtgtTAACCAAGAGGTGAAATCGTTTTAAGATACAAAAGCATACGTGGAAAAATACGGTGTTCATTTTTCTACATTTCCTGTCTTCGATTTGGTTGCAGCTACAAAAATATGACTTTACTATTTTAATAATTCTGCATGTAATTTAACGATAAATAATTGTGTTTTCCTTTCACCTCATTAAAACCTACTGTTgctgattgtttttatttgtgctgtTATTAAATGTTTCACCCAGCAGGGACGGCAGATACTGATTTAATTATTCAAAGTAATTTGTGAATTCGCAGAAAGGAAGAGGCGGTTTTTATTGACGTGCTGTGGTccagtttttttcttcttctcaggATCAACAGTTCAAATGTGCACCTGAAGCTTTCTTTGAGGAGACATCATGTTGAAACAGTGCGCTCACTGTGATGTAACTCCACATCCAGTCCCGCTGATCTTATTGATCTGTCTTGAGTTACACCCGGCGCTGACGTCACTGCCTGTTCAACTTTCCCTCACCTTTTCCCTGAGATATAAATTCATAGGAACATAGATGTACGCGGATACAGATCAGAGCGCTTTTCTGGATGGCTGCCTCCGTGAGACAAAAGACTCTTTATATCAAAAGACCCCAGCCCGTCACCTCTCCAAGTGCAGCCACATCCACAGTCGCCTGTGGTTAAAGCAGACTGGGCTGGATCAGGTAACTCCACTGTTGGCAAACTCTCAGTCTAGATAGATGCAAAGATAATAATATTTTCATTACTGGCATGAGTAATTGTGGTCGCGGAGGACAGAGCTGTGAATCAACAGGTTTATGGTGCAAAGTTTTATACCCTGAGGCAGGAGGGAGAAGATACTGTTTGCGCTTAGTGCAATAAATAACCACCTTCTTTTGACAGCTCCACTGATAAGCACGGGGCTTTAAACCAGCCCTGCTGATACAGATGAATGAATATgtgcttttactttgtttttaacaCAGACTGTTTGGGACAGTTTGGTGCTGATACCTGCAGCAGATAAAAGATGGTTTTCtcaatgtggttgttttgtttacttAACTCAGCAGGTTTTGCCACCAAAATCAATATAAAGTGAAACATCTTATAGTTGAATTATTTAAGGGactatgcaaaaaaaaattttttaaatgagCGGAGTCACAAAAAGGAGAGGAATGTTTATTCTCTTTCTTGATTCATGTCTCTCTCATGTaccttttgatttattttattttttttacaaagttagtttgctttctttgtctttcctttattttttccttctATTTTTTGGAACCCTGATTTCCAACATTACTGGGCTCCAGCTGCGTTTACACATGAATCCAAGTGAGAGGGGCCTCAGAAAGCATCCACAGATATAATAAATTCAGCCTTTCAACCAATTTATTTTGCCATTTTCAAGGTAGTTATGGCACTGACTACTCAGCAATATTAAATTGcgaacaaaaccaaacttttaaaTCCAGGATTTTCAAGGGCCCCCCTCCCATTGGGGCCCAGGCTAATCAGTCTCACAACTCCCCTGGGTGAAAAGAGGGGAGTGTAAAATTTTTGGAGAGCCGGAGAGAGTTTTTAATTGTTACTCACATATTCACAGACTTATATTCAATATCATTCTTCCCTTGAGAGAttaattgtaaaataaaaatgaaaaaaggtcaCATACAAACAAAGATCCCTGTCCTGTATGTTATGTAAGATGTGGATGCCATGGCACTGAGCCCTGCtgaaaaccaacaaacaaaatcaattgTGTTTAAGGGAcccatcgctgtttttccagcagctttttagcagccaaatgtgggtgttttatgcGACCTGTCATTATTTTTCCACCTGGGATAGTGCCAGGAAAAGCAACTGTTTTTGACTGAgatgttgctgcttttccagcgggGACTGTGCCCCTAAATCTGGGTGTTTTCAGCCGAAACATCTTTTCCTTaccataaccaaatggtttAATGTCTAcccaaccacacattaaccacagcattgttgaaacttCCAATGTATTagctacataataacgtacaaatgtaaagtatctgtggtttgcagaaacgtacaatgccaacatttttcctgGCGACTGGGTCGTAGGTGAACCAATATGTCATCTTGGTTGGTTTTCATATTATTAGTCACTGAAAGTTTCCTCACCACATAACGCATGACTACAGCAGCTCCCACCCTCACTATTTTGTATCATGAACAAAAGCAGAACAAGGCCAGCTTAGTGGCCTAGCGGTAGTGTCTGCCCTGAGATTGGGAGGTTGTGGATTCGATCCccggccgggtcataccaaagactatgaAAATGGGatccattgcctccctgcttggcactcagcatcaggggatggaattgggggggggggggggggggtagatcaccacatgattcccaactatggcaccgctgctgctcaccactCCTTCAGGGCATGGGTCAAAtgtggagaacaaatttcacacactcaggtgtgtgacaatcagtgggactttaactttaactttaacaatGAAATGTGTCAGAGTGCAGATGTATCACATGTTAACATAACTCAGTCATTTTCGTACACTCCCTAAAGAAAGCATCACTTTGGGCCGTAATGGTATgaataaagcacatttaaaaatgtaacattattCAGTTGTTTCAGAGTAATACAAGGATTTTCTTCTTGTCCATCTGTTTTAATAGTTATAGGTTAATCTCTGCTCTGTTATGGGCAAATAAAGATCACTGCCGTCCCATCACATAGGCTAATGCCACG is drawn from Epinephelus fuscoguttatus linkage group LG5, E.fuscoguttatus.final_Chr_v1 and contains these coding sequences:
- the pglyrp5 gene encoding peptidoglycan recognition protein 5; this encodes MHPHETMKYREGVLPVTTPTEIISLLKSSCTALQSSKRKASVCGGMAEKVTIVKRQEWGAAAPKQKEALKGTAQRVFIHHTANPSCKDQKACMDRLVSIQRVHMTERGFDDIGYNFLVGPDGTVYEGRGWAVVGAHAKKNNHDSLGIAFMGNFDNDTPSAEAMSSVKKLLKLGVCEGNLTPKFTLLGHRDVGDTKCPGDKLYAALPQLRDA
- the foxg1c gene encoding forkhead box protein G1c, whose amino-acid sequence is MEDLKTPDRLFHKSSFSISSLLLRREGVMSDQESPSPSQKLRSAHQGKSNQEENFDSEKNSETPKLCTKAETKAVTANGKREGNKGESKKSVGSEESVKPEKPPFSYNALIMMAIRQSPERRLTLNGIYEFIMDNFPYYRQNRQGWQNSIRHNLSLNKCFVKVPRHYDDPGKGNYWMLDPCSEDVFIGGTSGKLRRRAAAGSRTKLALKRGGGRLMSSSTATSVTLAAAGSFYWPVPPFLPLQTPVRTHLGTGTYLSAHPRFPNHATSMVSQRSRLSATSAADADRFVQTHQEMSYIGLSCAQSRRHQIGTACTAFSTAIPACTLPLSDPYSFNMISGQASYFYSHQIPCAATFSPCQEECATSKASPGQFLSKNGHSDLGGFCNDFPNYCPQVSSSPPSSWNIEK